The window GCAGGCCAATCTCATCGCGCTCCACGAACGCGATCCCCGGGACGAGGCGGTGCGCCGGTACGTTGAGGTTGCCAGGCTCCTCACCGGAAGCGAGCGGGCCGGTGCGGCCGAAGGCATCGCGTGGATCGGTCATCTTTGCGCGCACTTGCAAATCCAGCCGCTTCGCCGCCATGGCATCGCGGCGGGCGACTTCTCCGCGTTGATCGGAAAAGCCGCGAACGCCAGCAGCATGAAGGCGAATCCTATCCAACTCACGTCCCAGGAGATGCACGAAATCCTCGAACGCGCGTTTTAGCCGCCAAGACAACAAAACGGAGTGGCGGTGATTCGATTGTTCGCCCGCGCACGGTTGACGACGTGTCAGCCATCTGCTTTGCTCGCGAGCGATTGAAAATGAAACCACCTTTTCTGTCTTCCATCGCACGCCTCGTTCTTCGCGCGTGTCTGTTGGTCTGCGCCATCTCGTCCGCACACGCCGATGACTGGCCGCAATGGCTCGGCCCGCAACGTGACGGCGTGTGGCGCGAAACCGGTATCATCGGAGAATTTCCCGCGGCCGGGCCGAAAGTCCGCTGGCGCGCGCCGGTCGGCGGCGGGTTCGCCGGCCCTGCCGTTGCCAAAGGCCGCGTTTATGTCGCCGACCGCCGGCTCGCCCAGGGAGCACACAATCCGTCGGATCCGTTTGCGCGTGGTGAAATCCCCGGCACGGAACGCGTGCTGTGCCTCGACGAAGCCGACGGCAGGATTCTTTGGAAGTATGAGTACGATTGCGCCTACTCCGTGAGTTACGGATCCGGACCGCGCGTCACGCCCACGTTTCACGACGGAAAAGTCTATACGCTCGGCGCTGAAGGGAATCTTCTTTGCCTCGACGCGGAAAAAGGCTCCGTGGTGT of the Candidatus Angelobacter sp. genome contains:
- a CDS encoding iron-containing alcohol dehydrogenase; this translates as QANLIALHERDPRDEAVRRYVEVARLLTGSERAGAAEGIAWIGHLCAHLQIQPLRRHGIAAGDFSALIGKAANASSMKANPIQLTSQEMHEILERAF